A single window of Pseudarthrobacter defluvii DNA harbors:
- a CDS encoding DUF2461 domain-containing protein, whose translation MDTFAGVPPEAFSFYEELEDNNNRDWWLGHRDTYEAAVKAPLAALLAELEPEFGPARLFRPFRDVRFSQDKSPYKTAQGAFATRQEGVGYYLQVSADGLLVGGGYRSHTPAQLARFRAAADASGSGVALQEIVESITAAGFRIEGEKLKTVPRGFDRDHPRAELLKYKTLYTGADLGRPGWLATEAAAEEVAARWRQLRPLVEWVGRHAAP comes from the coding sequence ATGGACACATTTGCAGGCGTTCCCCCGGAAGCATTCAGCTTCTACGAGGAGCTGGAAGACAACAACAACCGCGACTGGTGGCTCGGGCACAGGGACACCTACGAGGCCGCGGTCAAGGCACCGCTGGCGGCGCTCCTGGCGGAGCTGGAGCCGGAGTTCGGCCCGGCCCGGCTGTTCCGGCCCTTCCGCGACGTCCGCTTCTCCCAGGACAAGTCACCCTACAAAACCGCCCAGGGCGCCTTCGCCACCCGGCAGGAAGGGGTGGGGTACTACCTCCAGGTCAGCGCCGACGGGCTGCTGGTGGGTGGCGGCTACCGCTCCCACACACCCGCGCAGCTGGCCAGGTTCCGGGCGGCAGCCGATGCCTCGGGGAGCGGGGTCGCCCTGCAGGAGATCGTGGAGTCGATCACGGCGGCCGGCTTCCGCATCGAAGGGGAAAAACTCAAGACCGTCCCCCGCGGCTTCGACCGGGACCACCCGCGGGCGGAGCTCCTGAAGTACAAGACCCTGTATACCGGAGCGGACCTGGGCCGGCCCGGGTGGCTCGCCACGGAGGCGGCTGCCGAAGAGGTCGCTGCCAGATGGCGGCAGCTGCGTCCGCTGGTTGAGTGGGTGGGCAGGCACGCGGCGCCCTGA
- a CDS encoding catalase: MTAVSTTQSGAPVTSDAHSKSVGADGAIILTDHYLVEKLAQFNRERVPERVVHAKGGGAFGTFKTTEDVSKYTKAAFLQPGVETEMLIRFSSVAGENGSPDTWRDPRGFAVKFYTTEGNYDLVGNNTPVFFIRDGIKFPDFIHSQKRLPGTHLRDADMQWDFWTLSPESAHQVTWLMGDRGLPASWREMQGYGSHTYQWINEAGERFWVKYHFKSNQGVNSMSSEQAEQLAGSDADFYIRDLSENIEAGNFPSWDLHVQVMPYEHAKTYRFNPFDLTKVWPHADYPLIKVGTMELNKNPENYFAQIEQATFAPSNFVPGIAASPDKMLQARIFSYADAHRYRVGTNHAQIPVNQPKNQVNNYSQDGQGRFLFNAPSVPVYAPNTFGGPAALEPQNPAGGWENDGELTLAAHSLHAEDGDFVQAGALYREVYNEGEKARFLETITGAVGGVKRSDIKERAIQYWTNVDAELGAKLRANLGAAVAPSAPTSDAESANKIG; this comes from the coding sequence ATGACTGCCGTTTCCACAACCCAGTCAGGTGCACCGGTTACGTCCGACGCACACTCGAAGTCAGTTGGTGCCGATGGTGCCATCATCCTGACTGACCACTACCTCGTTGAGAAGCTCGCCCAGTTCAACCGTGAGCGGGTTCCGGAGCGCGTAGTGCACGCCAAGGGCGGCGGTGCATTCGGCACGTTCAAGACCACCGAGGACGTCTCCAAGTACACCAAGGCGGCGTTCCTGCAGCCCGGCGTCGAGACCGAGATGCTGATCCGCTTCTCCTCCGTGGCCGGCGAGAACGGCTCCCCGGACACCTGGCGCGACCCCCGCGGTTTCGCCGTGAAGTTCTACACCACCGAGGGCAACTACGACCTCGTGGGCAACAACACCCCCGTCTTCTTCATTCGTGACGGCATCAAGTTCCCGGACTTCATCCACTCCCAGAAGCGCCTGCCGGGCACCCACCTGCGCGACGCCGACATGCAGTGGGACTTCTGGACCCTGTCCCCCGAATCCGCCCACCAGGTCACCTGGCTGATGGGTGACCGCGGCCTGCCCGCCTCCTGGCGCGAGATGCAGGGCTACGGCTCGCACACCTACCAGTGGATCAACGAAGCCGGTGAGCGTTTCTGGGTGAAGTACCACTTCAAGTCCAACCAGGGCGTGAACTCCATGAGCTCCGAGCAGGCGGAACAGCTTGCCGGTTCAGACGCGGACTTCTACATCCGTGACCTGTCCGAGAACATCGAAGCCGGCAACTTCCCGTCCTGGGACCTGCACGTGCAGGTCATGCCGTACGAGCACGCCAAGACCTACCGCTTCAACCCGTTCGACCTGACCAAGGTCTGGCCGCACGCTGACTACCCGCTGATCAAGGTGGGCACCATGGAGCTGAACAAGAACCCGGAGAACTACTTCGCGCAGATCGAACAGGCCACCTTCGCGCCGTCGAACTTCGTGCCCGGCATCGCCGCCTCCCCGGACAAGATGCTGCAGGCCCGCATCTTCTCCTATGCGGACGCGCACCGCTACCGCGTGGGCACCAACCACGCCCAGATCCCGGTGAACCAGCCCAAGAACCAGGTCAACAACTACAGCCAGGACGGCCAGGGACGTTTCCTCTTCAACGCCCCCTCGGTTCCGGTCTACGCCCCCAACACCTTTGGCGGCCCGGCTGCACTTGAGCCGCAGAACCCGGCCGGCGGCTGGGAGAACGACGGCGAGCTCACCCTCGCCGCGCACTCCCTCCATGCCGAGGACGGCGACTTCGTCCAGGCCGGCGCGCTGTACCGCGAGGTCTACAACGAAGGTGAAAAGGCCCGTTTCCTGGAGACGATCACCGGCGCCGTGGGCGGCGTGAAGCGCTCCGACATCAAGGAACGTGCCATCCAGTACTGGACCAACGTCGACGCCGAACTGGGCGCCAAGCTGCGCGCCAACCTCGGCGCCGCGGTTGCCCCGTCGGCTCCCACCTCGGATGCAGAGTCCGCCAACAAGATCGGCTAA
- a CDS encoding Fur family transcriptional regulator encodes MMEHFDGQEAWAAALRAHGRRVTKQRLAVLAAVERHPHSPAESILAAARTELPELTAQSVYVVLGDLTDLHMLRRFEPPHSPALYETRVGDNHHHAICISCGRVEDVDCAVGHAPCLTPHWNPDAKPMTIQIADVMYQGICQECQQAQQLPPHSPSQEKEK; translated from the coding sequence ATGATGGAGCACTTTGACGGCCAGGAAGCATGGGCTGCGGCCCTGCGCGCCCACGGCCGCAGGGTGACCAAGCAGCGGCTCGCCGTGCTGGCCGCCGTCGAACGCCACCCGCATTCCCCTGCCGAAAGCATCCTTGCCGCCGCCCGGACCGAGCTGCCCGAACTGACGGCCCAGTCCGTTTACGTGGTCCTCGGTGACCTGACTGACCTGCACATGCTGCGCCGCTTCGAGCCCCCGCACTCCCCCGCTCTTTATGAAACGCGCGTAGGCGACAACCACCACCACGCCATCTGCATCAGCTGCGGACGGGTGGAAGACGTGGACTGCGCCGTCGGCCACGCCCCCTGCCTCACGCCGCACTGGAACCCGGACGCCAAGCCCATGACCATCCAGATCGCCGACGTCATGTACCAGGGCATCTGCCAGGAATGCCAGCAGGCACAACAGCTTCCTCCCCACAGTCCCTCGCAAGAAAAAGAGAAATAG
- a CDS encoding MFS transporter: MGKILADVTPLKESPAFRRLWLGSAVSAVGSQLTLVAVSLEVYRLTQDSFYVGLLGIFALVPLVIGGLMGGSIADTHDRRRIALLASAVLWLTTGLIALQAWGHLGNVWVLYLLVALQSGAQAINQPARSAIIPMLIRKELLPAANALSMLSMGLAMTAGPLLAGVLVAWLGFGWTYTIDFASFAFVLWAVYRLPPMPPTGGGGRPGIRSVIEGFRFLGTRPNLRMTFIIDLVAMVLAQPRALLPAVAALMIGGGEATVGILLACTAVGAFLAGLFSGPLGSVRRQGTAVVVSVMGWGASIGAFGLVVLLAGPAPDGAVTVWLVPAAVCCALAGIADSISSVFRNTILQAAAPDHLRGRLQGVFIVVVAGGPRIGDLLAGGATKLLNEGWVLLLGGVLCIAGAWLAAKLQPGFRKYDARNPLP; the protein is encoded by the coding sequence GTGGGGAAAATACTTGCCGATGTCACGCCGCTCAAGGAAAGCCCCGCATTCCGCAGGCTGTGGCTGGGATCCGCGGTGTCCGCCGTCGGCAGCCAACTCACCCTGGTGGCTGTCAGCCTTGAGGTGTACCGGCTGACCCAGGACAGCTTCTACGTGGGCCTGCTGGGCATCTTCGCGCTGGTTCCCCTGGTGATTGGCGGGCTGATGGGCGGTTCCATCGCCGACACGCACGACCGCCGCCGCATCGCCCTGCTCGCCTCCGCGGTGCTGTGGCTGACCACGGGCCTGATCGCGCTCCAGGCATGGGGGCACCTGGGCAACGTGTGGGTGCTGTACCTGCTGGTGGCACTGCAAAGCGGGGCCCAGGCCATCAACCAGCCGGCCCGCAGTGCCATCATCCCCATGCTCATCCGCAAGGAGCTCCTGCCGGCGGCCAATGCCCTGAGCATGCTGTCGATGGGCCTGGCCATGACCGCCGGGCCGCTGCTGGCTGGCGTCCTGGTTGCCTGGCTCGGGTTCGGCTGGACCTACACCATCGACTTCGCCAGCTTCGCCTTCGTCCTGTGGGCCGTGTATCGCCTCCCGCCGATGCCACCTACCGGAGGCGGTGGCAGGCCGGGGATCCGTTCCGTGATCGAGGGATTCCGGTTCCTGGGCACACGCCCCAACCTCCGCATGACCTTCATCATCGATCTGGTGGCCATGGTCCTCGCCCAGCCGCGGGCGCTGCTCCCGGCTGTCGCGGCGCTGATGATCGGCGGGGGAGAGGCGACTGTGGGCATCCTGCTGGCCTGCACCGCCGTCGGGGCTTTCCTGGCCGGCCTGTTCTCCGGCCCGCTGGGCAGCGTGCGCCGCCAGGGGACCGCCGTCGTGGTTTCCGTCATGGGCTGGGGTGCCTCCATCGGCGCGTTCGGCCTGGTGGTGCTGCTCGCGGGCCCGGCGCCGGACGGTGCGGTGACCGTGTGGCTGGTGCCCGCCGCCGTCTGCTGTGCGCTGGCCGGCATCGCCGACTCCATCAGCAGCGTCTTCCGGAACACCATCCTCCAGGCAGCGGCGCCGGACCATCTGCGCGGACGGCTGCAGGGCGTGTTCATCGTGGTGGTGGCCGGTGGCCCGCGGATCGGGGACCTGCTGGCCGGCGGCGCGACTAAGCTTCTGAATGAGGGTTGGGTCCTGCTGCTCGGCGGTGTGCTGTGCATTGCGGGGGCGTGGCTGGCGGCGAAGCTGCAGCCCGGCTTCCGGAAGTACGATGCGCGGAACCCGCTTCCCTAG
- the htpX gene encoding zinc metalloprotease HtpX — MHKHHNGLKTAALFGVLWAVLLGLGGLIGVGTRSSAPIWIMALIGVGTTFYGYWNSDKIAIRSMQAFPVTEAQAPQLYQIVRELSMRANQPMPRIYVSPTMNPNAFATGRNPQNAAVCCTEGILQLLDARELRGVLGHELMHVYNRDILTSSVAAAVAGVITSVGQMLLFFGGGDRRNANPFAMIAMALLAPFAASLIQMAISRTREYDADEDGSQLTGDPLALASALGKIERGVSIAPLPQDQRLVNASHLMIANPFRGGAMNKLFATHPPMRDRIARLERMAGRQP, encoded by the coding sequence GTGCACAAACATCACAACGGCCTGAAGACCGCGGCACTGTTCGGGGTGCTGTGGGCGGTGCTGCTGGGCCTTGGCGGTCTCATCGGGGTGGGGACGCGCAGTTCCGCGCCCATCTGGATCATGGCCCTGATCGGCGTCGGCACCACGTTCTACGGCTACTGGAACAGCGACAAAATCGCCATCCGGTCCATGCAGGCCTTTCCGGTGACCGAAGCCCAGGCGCCGCAGCTGTACCAGATCGTCCGCGAGCTCTCCATGCGCGCCAACCAGCCGATGCCGCGGATCTATGTCTCGCCCACCATGAACCCCAACGCCTTCGCCACCGGCCGCAACCCGCAAAACGCCGCGGTCTGCTGCACCGAGGGCATCCTGCAGCTGCTGGACGCCCGCGAACTCCGCGGCGTCCTGGGCCACGAGCTCATGCACGTCTACAACCGCGACATCCTCACCTCGTCCGTCGCGGCCGCCGTCGCCGGCGTCATTACCTCGGTGGGGCAGATGCTGCTGTTCTTCGGCGGGGGCGACCGGCGCAACGCCAACCCGTTTGCCATGATCGCCATGGCGCTGCTGGCTCCCTTTGCGGCGTCGCTGATCCAGATGGCCATCTCGCGGACCAGGGAGTACGACGCCGACGAGGACGGTTCGCAGCTCACCGGCGATCCGCTGGCACTCGCCTCAGCCCTGGGCAAGATTGAGCGTGGCGTCAGCATTGCGCCGCTGCCGCAGGACCAGCGGCTGGTCAACGCCTCGCACCTGATGATCGCCAACCCGTTCCGCGGCGGCGCGATGAACAAGCTCTTCGCCACCCACCCGCCCATGCGGGACCGGATCGCCCGGCTGGAGCGGATGGCGGGCCGGCAGCCATAG
- a CDS encoding YajQ family cyclic di-GMP-binding protein has translation MAGESTFDVVSKVDKQEVANALHQSQKEIAQRYDFKGVGAEIDFSGEKILMKANSEERVKAVLDVFQSKLIKRGISLKSLDEGEPYASGKEYRLEASIKEGIAQDLAKKINKLIRDEGPKSVKSQIQGDELRVSSKSRDDLQATMALLKDFEEADLQFVNFRS, from the coding sequence ATGGCAGGCGAGTCAACGTTCGACGTCGTAAGCAAGGTGGACAAGCAGGAAGTGGCCAACGCACTCCACCAGTCCCAGAAGGAAATTGCCCAGCGCTATGACTTCAAGGGCGTTGGCGCCGAGATCGACTTCAGTGGCGAGAAGATCCTCATGAAGGCCAACTCGGAGGAACGGGTCAAGGCTGTCCTGGATGTCTTCCAGTCCAAGCTGATCAAGCGCGGCATCTCGCTGAAGTCCCTGGACGAGGGCGAACCTTACGCTTCCGGCAAGGAGTACCGCCTGGAAGCCTCCATCAAGGAAGGCATCGCCCAGGACCTGGCAAAGAAGATCAACAAGCTGATCCGCGATGAAGGCCCCAAATCGGTCAAGTCCCAGATCCAGGGCGACGAGCTCCGCGTATCCTCCAAGTCCCGCGACGACCTGCAGGCAACCATGGCCCTGCTCAAGGACTTCGAGGAAGCCGACCTGCAGTTCGTGAACTTCCGCAGCTAG
- a CDS encoding CBS domain-containing protein: MSAVREFMTTDARCVGETESLLDAARMMRDLDCGALPICGDDGKLKGMVTDRDIVLKCVAAGRDPGQMMARDLAAGKPYCVDADANVDAAIDMMEQHQVRRLPVISDHKLVGIISQGDIARNYSEQRVGELVEHISERHGV; the protein is encoded by the coding sequence ATGAGTGCCGTACGCGAATTCATGACCACTGATGCGCGATGTGTCGGGGAAACTGAGTCCCTTCTGGACGCGGCCCGGATGATGCGGGACCTCGACTGCGGAGCTCTTCCCATTTGCGGCGACGACGGCAAGCTGAAGGGCATGGTCACCGACCGCGACATTGTGCTCAAGTGCGTCGCCGCCGGCCGCGACCCGGGACAGATGATGGCCCGCGACCTTGCCGCCGGCAAGCCGTACTGCGTTGATGCTGATGCCAATGTTGATGCAGCCATCGACATGATGGAGCAGCACCAGGTCCGCCGGCTCCCGGTGATCTCCGACCACAAACTGGTAGGGATCATCAGCCAGGGCGACATTGCGCGGAACTACTCCGAGCAGCGCGTGGGCGAACTGGTGGAACACATTTCAGAGCGCCACGGCGTGTAG
- a CDS encoding LysM peptidoglycan-binding domain-containing protein, whose protein sequence is MNKPFLPSPDGTSRSFATDEPRTELSAGHPGISNKLWAGMATAAVVAAVGVGALAAPPASVDGGASAAAQVAESAPPPSPSAAAEPGDAAGPGAAAVPAVAAQPEAPATEAPPAPPVEPAPAPAPEPEAAPAPEPAGDSNLYTVVPGDTVGAIAAAHGVDMDAMLAANGLSAYSVIYPGETLLLTGPPIAVAVPAPVPVPATAPAAAPVAAQAPAPAPPVVPAAPAVRTIYVAGSGGQSMVDACIGPIHYTPNDGYSLFITEHDFCGGWARFSGIGVGETVSIPGYGTYTVTGRGTVPNPGTTNDVIAAFGGFPRAILQTCIPGTSTMLLIALN, encoded by the coding sequence ATGAACAAGCCATTCCTCCCCTCCCCCGACGGCACCAGCAGAAGCTTCGCCACCGACGAACCGCGCACGGAACTCAGTGCCGGCCATCCGGGCATCAGCAACAAGTTGTGGGCCGGCATGGCCACGGCGGCAGTCGTGGCCGCCGTAGGTGTGGGCGCCCTGGCCGCACCGCCAGCTTCCGTTGATGGAGGTGCGTCTGCGGCGGCCCAGGTTGCGGAGTCAGCCCCTCCGCCGTCGCCCAGCGCCGCAGCCGAACCGGGTGACGCGGCCGGGCCCGGTGCCGCAGCAGTGCCCGCAGTCGCGGCACAGCCGGAAGCTCCCGCGACAGAGGCGCCCCCAGCCCCGCCAGTGGAACCTGCTCCCGCTCCGGCCCCGGAACCTGAGGCGGCACCCGCCCCTGAACCTGCTGGCGACTCCAACCTGTACACGGTGGTCCCGGGAGACACCGTGGGAGCGATCGCGGCCGCCCACGGCGTGGACATGGATGCCATGCTCGCCGCCAACGGGCTCAGCGCCTACAGCGTCATCTACCCGGGCGAGACGCTCCTGTTGACGGGACCGCCCATCGCGGTTGCCGTACCTGCACCTGTTCCGGTTCCCGCCACTGCCCCCGCCGCGGCACCGGTTGCTGCGCAGGCACCCGCTCCGGCTCCCCCGGTTGTACCGGCGGCTCCTGCCGTCCGCACCATCTACGTTGCCGGCTCCGGCGGCCAGTCAATGGTGGACGCCTGCATCGGGCCCATCCACTACACCCCGAACGACGGCTACTCGCTCTTCATCACCGAGCACGATTTCTGCGGCGGGTGGGCGCGGTTCTCCGGAATCGGCGTGGGCGAGACGGTGAGCATTCCGGGCTACGGCACCTACACGGTGACGGGGCGCGGCACGGTTCCCAACCCGGGAACCACCAATGACGTCATCGCTGCCTTCGGCGGCTTCCCCCGGGCCATCCTGCAGACCTGCATCCCGGGGACCAGCACCATGCTCCTGATCGCACTGAACTGA
- a CDS encoding potassium channel family protein translates to MTQQRYRALAEWPLMATALLFLAAYAWQVIGRIEGSGADWLESVMWVTWCIFVLDYAANLWLAEDRRQWFVRNLHELVIVALPFFRPLRLLRLVTLLSVLHRTVGETLRGRVVTYVAASAALLVFVGALAVLDVEQWAPDAKITTFGDALWWATATITTVGYGDMYPVTPIGRLVATALMMSGIAVLGVVTASIASWLVQRVEDTAESVAEAVEEPVRVEVAELVAEIALLRREIAELREHRPL, encoded by the coding sequence ATGACGCAGCAACGCTACCGGGCCCTGGCGGAGTGGCCCCTGATGGCCACCGCGCTCCTGTTCCTGGCCGCGTACGCCTGGCAGGTCATCGGCCGCATTGAGGGCAGCGGGGCTGACTGGCTTGAGTCCGTCATGTGGGTGACGTGGTGCATCTTCGTCCTGGACTACGCGGCGAACCTGTGGCTGGCGGAGGACCGCCGGCAGTGGTTCGTCCGGAACCTGCACGAGCTGGTGATTGTGGCGCTGCCGTTCTTCCGGCCCCTGCGCCTGCTGCGCCTGGTGACGTTGCTCTCCGTGCTGCACCGCACCGTGGGCGAAACGCTGCGCGGCCGGGTGGTCACGTATGTTGCGGCGTCCGCGGCGCTGCTGGTCTTCGTCGGGGCGCTGGCGGTGCTGGACGTGGAGCAGTGGGCGCCCGATGCCAAGATCACCACGTTCGGCGACGCCCTGTGGTGGGCCACCGCCACCATCACCACCGTGGGCTACGGGGACATGTATCCGGTGACACCCATCGGCCGCCTGGTGGCAACGGCGCTGATGATGAGCGGCATCGCCGTACTGGGCGTGGTCACGGCCTCCATCGCGTCCTGGCTGGTCCAAAGGGTTGAGGACACCGCGGAATCGGTGGCAGAGGCCGTGGAGGAACCGGTCCGGGTTGAGGTTGCGGAACTGGTGGCGGAGATCGCCTTGCTGCGGCGGGAGATCGCGGAACTGCGGGAACACCGGCCGCTGTAA
- a CDS encoding acyl-CoA thioesterase, producing the protein MHLLLRTLLMLFRSSRRPPLTVWEASSLPLRVLPTDIDIAMHVNNGMYLSLMDLGRFDLMVRSGVWQRMRRRGWSPVVSAETISFRKSLKLWQEYTIESRIIGLDAKAIFFEQRMVSGGEIYARAYIATRLVTKAGPVSQEDILAEFGAAPADLVLPEWIHEWRASSALPGSRTPAPHLWDARA; encoded by the coding sequence ATGCACCTGCTCCTGAGAACCCTCCTCATGCTGTTCCGTTCGTCCCGGCGCCCGCCGCTCACGGTGTGGGAGGCATCGTCCCTGCCGCTGCGGGTCCTGCCCACGGACATCGACATCGCCATGCACGTCAACAACGGCATGTACCTGTCCCTCATGGACCTGGGCCGGTTCGACCTCATGGTCCGCAGCGGCGTCTGGCAGCGGATGCGCCGCCGCGGCTGGAGCCCGGTGGTGTCCGCGGAGACCATTTCCTTCCGCAAGTCACTGAAGCTGTGGCAGGAATACACCATCGAGAGCCGCATCATCGGGCTGGACGCCAAGGCGATCTTCTTTGAGCAGCGCATGGTGTCCGGCGGCGAGATTTACGCGCGTGCCTACATCGCCACCCGGCTGGTCACCAAGGCAGGCCCGGTGAGCCAGGAGGACATCCTCGCGGAGTTCGGCGCCGCACCCGCGGACCTCGTGCTCCCCGAGTGGATCCACGAATGGCGCGCCTCCAGCGCCCTCCCCGGCAGCCGCACGCCTGCCCCGCACCTCTGGGACGCCCGCGCTTAA
- a CDS encoding thioredoxin family protein, whose product MATLDITGEQFASTIEGNDIVLVDFWAEWCGPCKQFGPTYSTVSEKHPDVLFTKVDTEAEQQLAAEAGITSIPTLMAFREKVLVFSQPGALNAQQLEQVVDAVKALDMDEVHAHVAKQREEAAAAAGKPAGSQGGTQDGTQIPDF is encoded by the coding sequence ATGGCTACCCTTGACATCACAGGTGAACAGTTCGCATCTACGATCGAAGGCAACGACATTGTCCTGGTCGATTTCTGGGCAGAATGGTGCGGCCCCTGCAAGCAGTTCGGCCCCACCTACTCAACCGTTTCCGAGAAGCACCCCGACGTCCTCTTCACCAAGGTGGACACCGAAGCGGAGCAGCAGCTCGCCGCGGAAGCAGGCATCACCTCCATCCCCACGCTGATGGCCTTCCGCGAAAAGGTCCTGGTGTTCTCACAGCCCGGTGCCCTGAACGCGCAGCAGCTGGAACAGGTAGTGGACGCCGTGAAGGCGCTGGACATGGACGAGGTCCACGCCCACGTCGCCAAGCAGCGTGAGGAAGCAGCAGCCGCGGCCGGCAAACCCGCCGGATCACAGGGCGGCACCCAGGACGGCACGCAGATCCCCGACTTCTAA
- a CDS encoding putative quinol monooxygenase: MSAPIDLIATFIPNDGEFHRVKLALEIAIDEVVKEPGCIQYELTEATEQKLVLTEQWASEEDLDRHSKGTAVQDLNESLSALLAEPVKVERV; this comes from the coding sequence ATGAGTGCACCCATTGACCTGATAGCAACGTTCATCCCCAACGACGGCGAGTTCCACCGCGTCAAGCTGGCCCTGGAAATCGCGATCGATGAGGTGGTGAAGGAGCCAGGCTGCATCCAGTACGAGCTGACCGAAGCCACCGAGCAAAAGCTGGTCCTAACCGAGCAGTGGGCCTCCGAGGAAGACCTGGACAGGCACTCCAAGGGCACCGCCGTGCAGGACCTGAACGAATCGCTGAGCGCGCTGCTGGCCGAACCCGTCAAGGTGGAGCGCGTCTGA